One region of Citrus sinensis cultivar Valencia sweet orange chromosome 6, DVS_A1.0, whole genome shotgun sequence genomic DNA includes:
- the LOC102613756 gene encoding uncharacterized protein LOC102613756 produces the protein MEVTENFNQFTVGNLPTLMYVPDFITNIEETQLLNNIYGAPLSKWKSLKNRRLQNWGGVVHEKGLLPQDLPPWLTMITRRIYEKSGLFPSAINHILINEYQPNQGIMPHQDGPAYFPVVAILSLGSPVVMDFTPHPKLKNNIVPESYNGDAFVTEKNEWKDSHHPFSILLMPRSLLIFKDDAYSDYLHGIKDSEVHQYDRVKNEVEALASSEKAVEVINRGDPKVIHRTSTRISLTCRLVLKVHKHLFKI, from the exons ATGGAAGTAACAGAGAATTTCAATCAGTTCACAGTTGGGAATCTACCAACTCTGATGTATGTTCCTGATTTCATCACAAACATTGAAGAAACACAGCTCCTAAATAAT ATATATGGAGCTCCTCTGTCAAAGTGGAAGTCTTTGAAAAATAGGAGATTACAAAATTGGG GTGGTGTTGTCCATGAAAAGGGTCTTCTGCCGCAAGATT TACCTCCTTGGCTTACAATGATTACGCGAAGAATCTATGAAAAATCAGGGCTGTTCCCTTCAGCAATTAATCACATTCTCATCAATGAATACCAACCTAACCAAGGCATAATG CCACATCAGGATGGGCCTGCATATTTTCCTGTTGTAGCAATCTTATCTCTTGGATCACCTGTTGTTATGGATTTCACTCCCCATccaaaattgaagaacaacATCGTACCTGAAAGTTATAATGGTGATGCATTTGTGACTGAAAAAAACGAATGGAAGGATAGCCACCATCCCTTTTCTATCCTATTAATGCCTCGCAGTTTGTTAATCTTCAAGGACGATGCATACTCTG ACTACCTGCACGGTATAAAGGATAGTGAAGTTCATCAATACGACAGG GTTAAAAATGAGGTTGAGGCATTGGCAAGCTCAGAGAAAGCTGTTGAAGTAATTAATAGAGGAGATCCCAAAGTTATTCACAGAACTTCGACCAGAATCTCATTGACGTGTCGACTGGTGTTGAAGGTTCACAAACACTTGTTCAAGATTTag